From Malassezia restricta chromosome VIII, complete sequence, the proteins below share one genomic window:
- a CDS encoding cardiolipin synthase — MLAVALHRGVLARRLGLRTLATSRVVWSRPPPVKLSEDIVTVPNLLTMSRMALCPAIGWAVMTHQSPLALGLLGVAGCTDLLDGWIARRYGTQTVFGSIADPAADKLLMGTMVVSLGLGGAMPWPLVGLILGRDVFLVGLAFVMRYRSLAPPRTLARYFNPRLPSVHVTPTRISKGNTFLQLVLVGVLTLLPLLPESVQTHPHTTRAVRVLEGIVAGTTLWTGIDYAISRRSIRFLHVT; from the coding sequence CGCCGTTGCCCTGCACCGCGGCGTGCTTGCGAGGCGCCTCGGTCTGCGCACCCTGGCCACGTCGCGGGTGGTGTGGTCGCGCCCCCCGCCCGTCAAGCTGTCGGAAGACATTGTGACTGTCCCCAACCTGttgaccatgtcgcgcatggcccTGTGTCCTGCGATTGGATGGGCCGTCATGACGCACCAGTCGCCCCTGGCGCTGGGCCTCTTGGGCGTCGCGGGCTGCACGGACCTGCTGGACGGATGGATCGCGCGGCGCTACGGCACCCAGACGGTGTTTGGCAGCATTGCCGATCCCGCCGCCGACAAGCTGCTGATGGGCACGATGGTCGTGTCACTCGGCCTGGGCGGTGCGATGCCGTGGCCGCTCGTGGGCCTCATTCTCGGCCGCGACGTGTTTCTCGTGGGACTCGCGTTCGTGATGCGGTACCGCTCGCTCGCGCCGCcccgcacgctcgcgcgctaCTTCAATCCGCGCCTGCCCAGCGTCCATGTGACGCCCACGCGCATCAGCAAGGGCAATACGTttctgcagctcgtgctggtCGGCGTGCTCACGCTCCTGCCGCTACTGCCCGAGTCCGTGCAAACGCATCCacacacgacgcgcgccgtTCGCGTGCTCGAAGGCATCGTCGCGGGCACGACGCTCTGGACGGGCATCGACTACGCTATCAGTCGACGCTCCATACGGTTC